A region of Thermorudis peleae DNA encodes the following proteins:
- a CDS encoding Tm-1-like ATP-binding domain-containing protein, translating into MPTVVLVGTLDTKGAEYGYVRDRLRAAGCEVILVDAGVLGEPLITPDISRAEVARAAGTTIEALVAQADRGTAIETMARGATQIVRTLFQQGKLHGILGLGGSGGSALVTAAMRALPIGVPKLMVSTLAAGDTRPYIGVSDIALLYPVVDIAGLNRLSEQILANAAGAIAGMAQAYEQYRPPQTAKPLIGATMFGVTTPCVTAARQRLEELGYEVLVFHATGTGGRAMEALVTGGFLAGVLDITTTELADELVGGVLSAGPERLEAAGAMGIPQVVSLGALDMVNFGPIDTVPERFRHRRLYKHNPTVTLMRTTPEECAELGRIIAQKLNQARGPVVVFIPKRGVSAIATEGGPFYDPDADQALFTALKAHLRPDIPVEEWDTDINDPAFARAMAERLAALIEAQAPGGWRA; encoded by the coding sequence ATGCCAACCGTGGTCTTAGTCGGCACGCTCGATACCAAAGGTGCGGAGTACGGGTACGTGCGCGACCGCCTCCGCGCCGCTGGCTGTGAGGTCATCCTCGTCGATGCCGGCGTACTTGGGGAGCCGCTTATTACTCCAGACATTTCCCGCGCCGAGGTCGCTCGTGCTGCCGGGACGACCATCGAAGCGCTGGTCGCCCAGGCCGACCGCGGGACAGCAATCGAGACCATGGCCCGCGGGGCAACCCAGATCGTCCGTACGCTCTTCCAGCAGGGGAAACTCCACGGCATCTTGGGCCTGGGAGGCTCGGGTGGTTCGGCCCTGGTCACCGCCGCCATGCGGGCGTTGCCGATTGGCGTACCGAAGCTGATGGTCTCAACCCTGGCTGCGGGTGACACGCGCCCCTACATCGGTGTCAGCGACATTGCCCTGCTCTATCCAGTTGTCGACATCGCCGGCCTCAACCGGCTCTCTGAGCAGATCCTGGCCAACGCCGCTGGCGCCATTGCCGGCATGGCCCAGGCCTACGAGCAGTACCGCCCGCCCCAGACGGCCAAGCCGCTGATTGGGGCAACGATGTTCGGCGTCACAACGCCATGCGTCACTGCAGCGCGCCAGCGGCTGGAGGAACTCGGCTACGAAGTGCTGGTCTTCCACGCCACCGGCACCGGTGGCCGAGCCATGGAAGCGCTCGTCACGGGCGGGTTTCTGGCTGGCGTGCTCGACATTACGACAACTGAGCTGGCCGATGAGCTGGTCGGCGGCGTGCTCTCGGCGGGCCCGGAGCGGCTGGAGGCGGCTGGGGCGATGGGCATCCCTCAGGTTGTCTCGCTTGGGGCACTCGACATGGTCAACTTCGGCCCCATCGACACGGTGCCCGAACGGTTCCGGCACCGCCGACTCTACAAGCACAACCCGACGGTCACGCTCATGCGCACCACTCCCGAGGAGTGTGCGGAGTTGGGACGGATCATCGCCCAGAAGTTGAACCAGGCGCGGGGGCCTGTCGTTGTCTTCATCCCGAAACGGGGCGTTTCGGCCATTGCGACAGAAGGTGGGCCATTCTACGACCCGGATGCTGACCAGGCGTTGTTCACCGCGCTCAAAGCCCACCTGCGGCCGGACATTCCGGTCGAGGAGTGGGATACGGACATCAACGACCCGGCGTTTGCGCGGGCTATGGCCGAGCGGCTGGCTGCACTGATCGAGGCGCAGGCGCCAGGGGGATGGCGGGCTTAA
- a CDS encoding phosphoenolpyruvate hydrolase family protein, with translation MRWPPMTRAEALERLRQTIAAGKIIIGAGAGTGLSAKCAEVGGADLIIIYNSGRYRMAGRGSLAGLLPYGDANAIVVEMAAEVLPIVEHTPVLAGVCGTDPFRIMPLFLRQLRELGFVGVQNFPTVGLIDGIFRQNLEETGMGFALEVEMIRMAHELDLLTAPYVFDPEQARAMAEAGADILVPHLGLTTKGMIGAQTAVSLDEAVERVQAMCDAAKAVNPDIIVLCHGGPIAEPEDVAYVLARTRGVVGFFGASSVERLPTEKAMVENMQRFKALQVSPSA, from the coding sequence ATGCGCTGGCCGCCGATGACGCGTGCAGAGGCACTCGAACGGCTTCGCCAGACGATTGCGGCGGGCAAGATTATCATCGGGGCAGGGGCAGGCACCGGGTTGTCCGCCAAGTGTGCGGAGGTGGGCGGAGCCGACCTCATCATCATTTATAACTCGGGCCGCTATCGCATGGCAGGGCGTGGCTCGCTGGCTGGCTTGCTTCCCTACGGCGATGCCAACGCCATTGTTGTGGAGATGGCAGCCGAAGTCCTGCCGATCGTCGAGCACACGCCAGTGCTGGCGGGGGTCTGCGGGACCGATCCGTTCCGGATCATGCCGCTGTTCTTGCGCCAGTTGCGTGAGCTGGGATTTGTTGGGGTGCAGAACTTCCCGACGGTGGGACTCATCGACGGCATCTTCCGGCAGAACCTGGAAGAGACCGGGATGGGCTTTGCCCTCGAAGTCGAGATGATCCGAATGGCGCACGAGCTGGATCTGCTCACCGCACCCTACGTCTTTGACCCTGAGCAAGCCCGGGCAATGGCCGAAGCGGGTGCTGACATCCTCGTCCCTCACCTGGGCTTGACGACCAAGGGAATGATCGGGGCGCAGACGGCGGTCAGCCTTGATGAGGCGGTGGAGCGGGTACAGGCGATGTGCGACGCAGCGAAGGCGGTGAACCCTGACATCATCGTGCTCTGCCATGGCGGGCCGATCGCCGAGCCCGAGGACGTGGCATACGTGCTGGCCCGCACGCGCGGGGTGGTCGGGTTCTTCGGGGCCTCGAGCGTCGAGCGGCTGCCGACGGAGAAAGCGATGGTCGAGAACATGCAGCGCTTTAAGGCGCTCCAGGTGTCGCCTTCCGCGTGA
- a CDS encoding HEAT repeat domain-containing protein → MTPLRTLHRPPTHEEQEQLRTLFARLTARPKPAAGDVAQLSDLPRRLVPLARAHWQTLPVETRQYVVGLMAELAESTVELNFRRVFEIALDDPDPTVRAKAVGGLWEEDDPAVLDQLLALLDRETSQDVREALALALGRFSAQAALQELDEPRIERLHAALQSLARDDEPVAVRRRAIEALAYFSDRDPTVHDLIAAAYDAPEHLLRVSALFAMGRTLDRRWLPVLLAELTSDDPELRYEAARACGELGAPEAVDELLALVNDPDREVQGAAIDALGRIGGTIAVNTLRRLARSSDPVVRDAAEEALEQALFLVDPLQQPGP, encoded by the coding sequence ATGACACCGCTCCGAACGTTGCACCGTCCACCAACACACGAGGAGCAAGAGCAACTCCGTACCCTGTTTGCCCGGCTAACGGCCCGGCCGAAGCCTGCTGCGGGTGACGTCGCCCAGCTCTCCGACCTGCCGCGCCGGCTGGTTCCGCTCGCCCGAGCCCACTGGCAAACGCTGCCAGTCGAGACTCGGCAGTATGTGGTCGGGCTCATGGCCGAGCTGGCGGAAAGCACTGTCGAGCTGAATTTTCGCCGCGTCTTCGAAATTGCACTCGATGATCCTGACCCGACCGTACGGGCCAAGGCGGTCGGCGGGCTCTGGGAAGAGGACGACCCGGCTGTCCTCGACCAGTTGCTTGCTCTGCTCGATCGCGAGACGTCCCAGGACGTCCGTGAGGCCCTCGCCTTGGCCCTCGGCCGCTTCAGCGCTCAGGCTGCGCTACAGGAACTGGACGAGCCGCGCATCGAGCGGCTGCACGCCGCACTCCAGTCGCTCGCTCGCGATGATGAGCCCGTCGCCGTCCGTCGCCGTGCGATCGAGGCGCTGGCCTATTTCAGCGATCGTGATCCGACCGTCCATGACCTGATCGCCGCCGCCTACGACGCGCCCGAGCATCTGCTACGGGTGAGCGCGCTCTTCGCCATGGGACGCACGCTCGACCGCCGGTGGCTTCCAGTGCTGCTCGCGGAGCTGACAAGCGATGATCCCGAACTGCGCTACGAAGCCGCTCGCGCCTGTGGCGAACTCGGTGCTCCCGAGGCGGTCGACGAACTGCTCGCGCTTGTCAACGATCCTGATCGCGAGGTGCAAGGCGCGGCTATCGACGCGCTGGGCCGCATTGGCGGGACGATCGCGGTCAACACCTTGCGCCGCCTGGCACGCTCGTCTGACCCCGTCGTGCGGGATGCTGCTGAAGAGGCGCTGGAGCAGGCCCTCTTCCTTGTTGATCCTCTCCAGCAACCCGGGCCATGA
- a CDS encoding lipid II:glycine glycyltransferase FemX, with translation MTVQQTPLASAIHCAAAWNDQVLALGGRLLQSWQWGELKRRYGWIPVRLSSGADDPPRWVAQVLVRPTGPLSIAYIPRGPLAHPGSQPDPAFARALDQLARRHRAIAIIAEPEDDAGAALLAGLPGWRPCPVRLQPARTIRVRVDADDATLLARMKPKTRYNTRLAMRRGVRVQLGGLELLAPFYRLLQETAERDGFGIHSAGYHADILRLFGDDAVIVLAEYEDEPAAAALIVRFGPEAIYLAGASATAHQRHMPSYLVQFTAMQWARARGCQVYDLWGIPASDEPPDEADDEHRNVRAGLWGVYRFKLGLGGEVVRYPAPVERVYLPPLVWLWRRLRPLERADA, from the coding sequence ATGACTGTCCAGCAAACACCCCTGGCAAGCGCCATACACTGCGCTGCGGCGTGGAATGATCAGGTGCTTGCTCTCGGCGGACGGTTGCTGCAGAGCTGGCAGTGGGGTGAGCTCAAGCGCCGGTATGGCTGGATTCCCGTGCGGCTCTCCAGCGGAGCAGACGATCCACCGCGTTGGGTAGCACAGGTACTGGTGCGCCCCACCGGCCCACTCAGCATCGCCTACATCCCGCGCGGGCCGCTCGCCCATCCCGGCAGTCAGCCTGATCCCGCGTTTGCTCGCGCCCTCGATCAACTCGCGCGTCGCCACCGAGCCATTGCCATCATCGCCGAGCCCGAGGACGACGCTGGTGCCGCGTTGCTGGCTGGCTTGCCCGGCTGGCGCCCGTGTCCGGTTCGCTTGCAGCCAGCACGCACCATTCGCGTCCGTGTCGATGCCGATGATGCGACACTGCTGGCTCGCATGAAACCCAAGACACGCTACAACACCCGCCTCGCCATGCGCCGCGGTGTGCGCGTGCAGCTTGGCGGCCTCGAGTTGCTCGCGCCGTTCTACCGTCTGCTCCAGGAAACAGCCGAGCGCGACGGCTTCGGCATCCACAGTGCGGGCTACCATGCCGACATCTTGCGTCTCTTTGGCGACGATGCCGTCATCGTGCTGGCCGAGTACGAAGATGAGCCGGCTGCCGCCGCCCTGATTGTGCGTTTCGGTCCCGAAGCCATCTACCTTGCTGGCGCCTCAGCCACCGCGCATCAGCGGCACATGCCGTCCTATCTCGTCCAGTTCACAGCAATGCAATGGGCTCGTGCACGTGGCTGCCAGGTCTACGACCTCTGGGGTATTCCAGCCAGCGACGAACCACCCGACGAGGCCGACGACGAGCATCGCAACGTCCGGGCTGGTCTGTGGGGCGTCTATCGCTTTAAACTCGGACTCGGCGGTGAGGTTGTCCGCTATCCGGCACCAGTTGAACGCGTCTACCTACCGCCACTTGTCTGGCTTTGGCGCCGTCTGCGGCCACTAGAACGGGCAGATGCATGA
- a CDS encoding UDP-N-acetylmuramoyl-L-alanyl-D-glutamate--2,6-diaminopimelate ligase, whose translation MTKLCDLLEHVPILAHHGDLTVPITTIVYDSRRATTGSLFVALRGGYADGHDFLADAHQRGAVAAVVERVPDDAPPFTAFVVVPDTRAALAQLAAAFYHYPSRSLGIVGVTGTDGKTTTTFLIETLLRSVGHHTGLVGTVTARADGTPLPFASRNTTPESLELQALLATMRDQGMEWAVVEATSHGLVMHRLDEIDVDIAVVTNITHEHLDFHGTYEAYRQAKATLLRFAAQRRPRPYPWGVVLNRDDAGAASIADAAGPAPVLWYSTRDPAAPIRASDIEERADGTRFVLHTPRGTASVQLQLLGAFNVENALAAAGVGHLLDLDPATIAAGLGQLAAVPGRLQRIDCGQPFLVLVDYAHTPRAFERLLPFVRLLVPGRLIVVFGSAGERDRAKRGMQGELSMRLADFAIFTSEDPRFEDPEAIIAEIAAGAERAGGREGERYLRIEDRRAAIAEAMRRAQPGDAVLLLGKGHETSIIYGAEPRPWDEAAEARRALAALGYDREGA comes from the coding sequence ATGACGAAGCTGTGTGATCTACTCGAGCACGTGCCCATCCTCGCGCACCACGGCGATCTGACCGTCCCGATTACCACGATCGTCTACGATTCCCGCCGCGCTACCACCGGTAGCCTCTTCGTCGCCTTGCGTGGCGGCTACGCCGACGGCCATGACTTTCTGGCCGATGCTCACCAGCGTGGAGCAGTGGCGGCCGTCGTCGAACGCGTCCCGGACGACGCTCCGCCGTTCACGGCCTTCGTGGTCGTCCCCGATACCCGCGCGGCTTTGGCGCAGCTTGCTGCAGCGTTCTACCACTACCCCTCGCGTTCGCTCGGCATTGTCGGCGTCACCGGTACTGACGGCAAGACGACCACGACGTTCCTGATTGAGACGCTTCTGCGCAGCGTTGGCCACCATACCGGCCTGGTCGGCACGGTGACTGCTCGGGCGGACGGCACGCCGCTTCCGTTCGCCAGCCGCAACACGACGCCGGAATCGCTCGAATTGCAGGCGCTCCTGGCGACCATGCGCGACCAGGGAATGGAGTGGGCCGTCGTCGAGGCGACATCACACGGGCTCGTCATGCATCGGCTGGACGAGATTGACGTCGACATCGCCGTTGTGACGAACATCACGCACGAGCATCTCGACTTCCATGGCACCTACGAAGCCTACCGTCAGGCCAAAGCAACCCTGCTGCGCTTCGCCGCACAACGTCGCCCGCGTCCGTATCCCTGGGGGGTCGTTCTCAACCGCGACGACGCCGGTGCTGCCTCGATCGCCGACGCTGCAGGCCCCGCTCCCGTGCTCTGGTACAGTACCCGAGATCCAGCTGCACCGATCCGAGCCAGCGACATCGAGGAACGAGCCGACGGCACGCGCTTTGTGCTCCACACCCCACGCGGCACAGCCTCCGTGCAACTGCAGTTGCTCGGCGCATTCAACGTGGAAAACGCACTCGCCGCCGCGGGCGTTGGACACCTGCTTGACCTCGATCCCGCAACGATCGCTGCAGGACTTGGCCAGCTCGCAGCCGTACCAGGGCGATTGCAGCGCATTGACTGCGGCCAACCGTTCCTCGTGCTCGTCGATTATGCCCACACCCCACGCGCGTTCGAGCGCCTGCTTCCCTTCGTACGCCTCCTCGTCCCCGGCCGGCTGATTGTCGTCTTTGGCAGCGCCGGCGAACGCGACCGGGCCAAGCGCGGTATGCAGGGTGAGCTGAGTATGCGGCTGGCAGACTTCGCCATCTTCACCTCGGAAGATCCGCGATTCGAAGATCCCGAGGCGATCATCGCCGAGATCGCAGCCGGGGCTGAACGAGCCGGCGGGCGTGAAGGTGAGCGCTACCTACGGATTGAAGATCGCCGGGCTGCCATTGCCGAAGCGATGCGCCGAGCCCAGCCTGGCGATGCCGTGCTACTCCTTGGCAAAGGCCATGAAACGAGTATCATCTACGGCGCCGAGCCTCGCCCCTGGGACGAGGCCGCCGAGGCACGCCGGGCACTGGCAGCCCTCGGCTACGACAGAGAGGGGGCTTGA
- a CDS encoding TolB family protein: protein MANRHGARSRWVVLWLVILILGSAVAACAGPDPTAGTTPIARPGANPSGRILFVQHGHLAVWQDGKIQQLGDVSDAAWARWSPDGQRIAYVRMGDSYSDLWVANADGSAAKALTRNQPSGQPGTYNYVQQAVWALMPAWLPDGSTIAYISDLNTAKNFLWLIPSTGGQPRLVGATTRLGDNIEWPSVSPDGQRVVFALRVTGETELQRRTDLWVVNLTTGEVAPLVQGGDGNYAPAWSPDGQWIAFVSRHGEQNDLAVVSARGGQPVQLTTLGTVAAPAWSPDGQQLAFLVAEKDGSFSVEAVRFSVDANGTPQASTPSKLFSAPDIDARSGLSWSR, encoded by the coding sequence ATGGCGAACCGGCACGGGGCACGCAGCCGTTGGGTGGTGCTGTGGCTCGTTATCCTCATCCTTGGAAGCGCCGTGGCAGCCTGTGCAGGCCCCGACCCTACAGCCGGCACAACGCCCATCGCGCGACCGGGCGCGAATCCCAGCGGCCGCATCCTCTTCGTCCAACACGGCCACCTGGCCGTTTGGCAGGATGGCAAGATCCAGCAACTCGGCGACGTCAGCGACGCCGCCTGGGCTCGTTGGTCGCCCGACGGCCAGCGCATCGCTTACGTCCGCATGGGCGACTCCTACTCCGATCTCTGGGTCGCCAATGCCGATGGCAGCGCGGCCAAAGCGCTGACGCGCAATCAGCCGAGTGGACAACCTGGCACCTACAATTATGTGCAGCAGGCTGTCTGGGCACTGATGCCGGCCTGGCTTCCTGACGGCTCAACGATCGCCTACATTAGCGACCTCAACACCGCCAAAAACTTCCTCTGGCTGATCCCCAGCACTGGTGGGCAACCGCGGCTCGTTGGCGCAACGACGAGACTCGGCGACAACATTGAGTGGCCGAGCGTCTCACCCGACGGCCAACGCGTCGTCTTCGCGCTCCGGGTCACGGGGGAAACCGAGCTGCAGCGGCGCACGGATCTATGGGTTGTTAACCTGACGACTGGCGAAGTTGCGCCGCTCGTGCAAGGTGGCGACGGCAACTATGCCCCAGCCTGGTCGCCAGATGGACAGTGGATCGCGTTCGTGAGCCGTCACGGCGAGCAGAATGACCTCGCAGTCGTCTCAGCGCGTGGAGGGCAGCCGGTGCAGCTCACAACGCTCGGCACTGTCGCCGCGCCGGCATGGTCGCCGGATGGACAGCAACTGGCCTTTCTTGTCGCTGAGAAAGATGGGAGTTTCAGCGTTGAGGCGGTACGCTTCAGCGTCGACGCCAACGGAACGCCACAAGCGAGCACACCCAGCAAACTCTTCTCTGCCCCAGACATCGACGCCCGCTCCGGCCTCTCCTGGTCTCGCTAA
- a CDS encoding YbhB/YbcL family Raf kinase inhibitor-like protein — MQHRTLTVAWVVGIGLIALGIIACRQASPALPSPTASLQLRSPAFAANASLPMEATCDGANRSPALAWSDPPAGTQAFALLVDDPDAPNGVFTHWILFNIPATSRSLPAGLPADAVLPDGSRQGKNDFGHLGYNGPCPPPGPAHHYRFTLWALDQPLDLQPGADRAAFLAAVQRHALASGQLVGLYQRQRARVS; from the coding sequence ATGCAGCACCGTACACTGACGGTCGCCTGGGTGGTCGGTATCGGGCTCATCGCCCTCGGCATCATCGCATGCCGGCAGGCATCGCCAGCGCTGCCCTCGCCCACCGCATCCCTCCAGCTCCGCAGCCCTGCCTTCGCCGCCAATGCCTCGCTGCCGATGGAAGCCACCTGTGATGGCGCGAATCGCTCTCCAGCTCTCGCCTGGAGCGATCCGCCCGCCGGCACGCAGGCCTTCGCCCTGCTGGTCGACGACCCCGACGCACCCAATGGCGTGTTCACCCATTGGATCCTCTTCAACATCCCGGCAACAAGCCGGTCCTTGCCTGCTGGACTCCCCGCGGATGCCGTGCTGCCCGATGGGAGCCGGCAGGGTAAGAATGACTTCGGCCATCTCGGCTACAACGGCCCATGCCCACCTCCTGGCCCAGCCCACCACTACCGGTTCACTCTCTGGGCACTCGACCAGCCGCTCGACCTCCAGCCCGGCGCTGACCGCGCAGCCTTCCTGGCTGCCGTCCAGCGCCACGCGCTCGCCTCCGGACAGCTCGTCGGTCTCTACCAGCGCCAGCGTGCCCGCGTATCCTAA
- the ubiE gene encoding bifunctional demethylmenaquinone methyltransferase/2-methoxy-6-polyprenyl-1,4-benzoquinol methylase UbiE: MHEESRWGALRPPSEVRAMFDRIAPRYDLLNRVMSWGQDVQWRKQAAALVALQPRGEAPVLDLATGTGDLALALAQAGVDRIVGVDFSLGMLRRARQKCSQQPAIYLVCGDAMRLPFPSGTFAACTIAFGLRNLPDYPAAVQEMARVLRPGGLLVVLETTPVRRGGFGHLFRWYFGRLVPFVGGLLSGNRDAYTYLPRSTAAFLDVPQLVRVMSQAGLRVEYAAQLMRGTVALIAARRISAPRC, encoded by the coding sequence GTGCACGAAGAGAGCCGCTGGGGCGCACTCCGCCCACCAAGCGAGGTGCGCGCCATGTTTGATCGCATCGCCCCGCGTTACGACCTCCTCAACCGCGTGATGTCCTGGGGTCAAGACGTCCAGTGGCGCAAGCAGGCAGCCGCGCTCGTCGCCCTGCAGCCCCGCGGTGAGGCGCCCGTGCTTGACCTTGCCACTGGAACCGGCGACCTCGCCCTTGCGCTGGCGCAGGCCGGCGTCGATCGTATCGTCGGCGTCGATTTCTCGCTCGGCATGTTGCGGCGCGCCCGGCAGAAGTGCTCCCAGCAGCCGGCCATCTACCTTGTCTGCGGCGATGCCATGCGCTTGCCCTTCCCAAGCGGCACCTTTGCGGCGTGCACCATCGCCTTCGGCCTCCGCAACCTGCCGGATTATCCCGCCGCCGTTCAGGAGATGGCCCGCGTGCTCCGCCCTGGCGGTCTGCTCGTCGTGCTGGAGACCACGCCCGTGCGCCGCGGCGGCTTCGGGCACCTCTTCCGGTGGTACTTCGGCCGGCTGGTCCCATTCGTCGGCGGGCTTCTCAGTGGCAACCGCGATGCCTACACCTACCTGCCCCGCTCGACCGCCGCTTTCCTCGACGTTCCCCAGCTCGTGCGCGTGATGAGCCAGGCGGGACTGCGTGTCGAGTATGCCGCCCAGCTCATGCGTGGCACGGTCGCGCTGATCGCCGCGCGGCGGATCAGTGCGCCTCGCTGCTGA
- the pepF gene encoding oligoendopeptidase F, giving the protein MAQALTREAIPEPYRWNLADLFPSPEDWEAERQALLAELPKLEALRGTLHQGPQQVLQVLQFADELDQRVSKLFAYALLARDEDTRVPEAAQRYEQAVALAVAAGRAGAWITPELLSFSDDELRAMLEAEPRLAPFRRAIEQAIRSRPHTRSAEVEELLAASAQMAQATGNAFHFLDNADITYGTVVDEDGSTVEVTKARYRLLLERRDRRVRQAAYEVFNAPYLAHQHTFAALLSGSVQRDAFYAYARRYPSALHAALEPENIPVELYSTLIQAVRDHLPVLYRYFALRKQVLGLDRLRMYDLVVPLVLMPPRRYTYDEAREIVLAALQPLGEDYVQALAEGLAARWVDVYETPGKRSGGYSLGVYGVHPYILLNWGETQRDVFTLAHEVGHAMHSLFSSRTQPHPTAEYTIFVAEVASTVNERLLTAALLERADDPQMRAALLTDSIETFRTTVYRQTMFAEFERWLHEVVERGEGVSADRLCRQYAELVAAYHGPDVEVDAQVAVEWSRIPHFYRAFYVYQYATGLIAATALADAIRAGEPGARERYLTFLSSGSAKDSLDLLRDAGVDLLASETYERAFGVFAQEVTALESALRTLGLLPADGLSSEAH; this is encoded by the coding sequence ATGGCCCAGGCATTGACCCGTGAAGCGATCCCTGAACCCTATCGCTGGAACCTGGCTGACCTCTTTCCCTCGCCGGAGGACTGGGAAGCCGAGCGTCAGGCACTCTTGGCCGAGCTGCCAAAGCTTGAGGCGCTGCGGGGCACGTTGCATCAGGGCCCACAGCAGGTGCTGCAGGTGCTCCAGTTTGCCGACGAACTTGACCAGCGCGTCTCCAAGCTCTTCGCCTACGCCCTGCTTGCGCGTGATGAAGATACGCGGGTACCTGAGGCTGCCCAACGCTACGAGCAGGCTGTGGCGCTGGCCGTCGCCGCTGGTCGTGCGGGCGCCTGGATTACCCCAGAGCTACTCAGTTTCTCCGATGACGAACTCCGGGCGATGCTCGAGGCTGAACCGCGGCTCGCGCCCTTCCGCCGCGCGATTGAGCAGGCGATCCGCAGCCGCCCGCACACACGCTCAGCCGAAGTCGAAGAGTTGCTGGCCGCGTCGGCCCAAATGGCCCAGGCGACGGGCAACGCCTTCCACTTCCTGGACAACGCCGACATCACCTATGGCACTGTCGTTGACGAAGACGGCAGTACAGTTGAGGTCACCAAGGCCCGCTATCGCCTGCTCCTCGAGCGGCGCGACCGACGCGTACGCCAAGCAGCCTACGAGGTCTTCAACGCGCCGTATCTTGCCCATCAGCACACCTTCGCGGCTTTGCTCTCAGGCAGCGTCCAGCGTGACGCCTTCTACGCCTACGCGCGGCGCTATCCTTCCGCGCTCCACGCTGCCCTCGAGCCGGAGAATATCCCCGTCGAACTCTACAGTACGCTCATTCAGGCCGTGCGTGATCACCTGCCGGTGCTCTACCGCTACTTTGCCCTGCGCAAGCAGGTGCTGGGGCTTGACCGTCTGCGGATGTACGACCTTGTCGTGCCCCTCGTGCTCATGCCACCACGCCGCTACACCTACGACGAGGCAAGGGAGATTGTGCTCGCAGCGCTCCAGCCATTGGGCGAAGACTACGTGCAGGCGCTGGCTGAGGGGCTGGCTGCTCGCTGGGTCGATGTCTACGAGACGCCAGGCAAGCGGTCGGGCGGCTACAGTCTGGGCGTCTACGGTGTCCACCCCTACATCCTGCTTAACTGGGGCGAGACGCAGCGCGACGTGTTCACGCTTGCCCACGAGGTCGGGCATGCGATGCACTCGCTGTTCTCGTCGCGCACCCAGCCGCATCCGACAGCTGAGTACACTATCTTCGTCGCGGAAGTCGCCTCAACGGTCAACGAGCGTCTGCTCACGGCGGCGCTGCTGGAGCGTGCCGATGACCCCCAGATGCGGGCGGCGCTGTTGACGGACTCAATCGAGACATTCCGCACGACGGTCTACCGCCAGACGATGTTTGCCGAGTTCGAGCGCTGGCTCCATGAGGTCGTTGAGCGAGGCGAGGGGGTTAGCGCCGACCGGCTCTGCCGGCAATACGCTGAGCTTGTTGCCGCCTACCACGGGCCAGACGTCGAGGTGGATGCGCAGGTTGCCGTCGAGTGGAGCCGCATCCCGCACTTTTACCGTGCCTTCTATGTCTACCAGTACGCGACTGGCCTGATTGCTGCTACAGCGCTCGCAGATGCCATACGTGCTGGAGAGCCGGGAGCGCGCGAACGCTACCTAACCTTCCTATCATCCGGTTCGGCCAAAGACTCGCTCGACCTCCTGCGCGATGCTGGCGTTGACCTGCTCGCGTCGGAGACGTATGAGCGGGCGTTTGGTGTGTTTGCCCAGGAGGTCACGGCGCTCGAAAGCGCGCTCCGCACGCTGGGCCTGCTGCCTGCAGACGGGCTCAGCAGCGAGGCGCACTGA